The following are from one region of the Enterobacter sp. RHBSTW-00175 genome:
- a CDS encoding type I restriction endonuclease subunit R has protein sequence MAKTDTSERWFEARVVRSLTGVPQPEYSHELAPTDFAATHNGYVQGKPTDYNRDVALDVTQLLAFLQSTQPKAVDTLELAADGIKRTQFLHRLQGEITKRGVVDVLRKGVSHGPVHVDLYKLLPTPGNAAAADAFGKNIFSVTRQVRYSNESGNELDLAIFINGLPVLTFELKNSLTKQTLADAIVQYQTTRSPQELLFQLGRCVAHIAVDDVEAAFCTELKGKASWFLPFNQGWNSGAGNPPNPDGLKTDYLWKQVLTRESLANIIESYAQVVEEEEVDAGGKKRKKRKQIFPRFHQLRTVRALLRRAHADGVGNRYLIQHSAGSGKSNTIAWLAHQLVELRRKDDPLTVQFDSIIVITDRRALDTQIARTIKGYDHVAAIFGHSDNAQELREYLRRGKKIIVTTVQKFPFILDELGDLSGKSFALLIDEAHSSQGGKTTARMHEALGGKVAAEEFEEDSTQDAVNAEIEKRIASRKLLANASYFAFTATPKNKTLELFGEKTLVGDKVQSRSPEELTYTTKQAIQEKFILDVVENYTTYDSFYQVAKTVADDPEFDKVKALKKIRHYVESHDKAIRRKAEIMVDHFIAQVVGKQKIGGKARAMIVCNGVERAIDYWREVSDYLTQIKSPYKAIVAYSGDFEIGGQKKTEADLNGFPSKDIPANLKQDPYRFLIVANKFVTGFDEPLLHTMYVDKPLAGVLAVQTLSRLNRAHPQKHDTFVLDFADNAEAVKAAFQDYYRATIQTGETDANKLHDLKAELDGQQVYSWQQVEELVTLYLSGEDRDKLDPILDVCVAEYTDKLGEDDQVKFKGKAKAFVRSYGFLAAILSYGHPTWEKLSIFLNFLIPKLPAPKEEDLSRGVLETIDMDSYRVEAKAALKMAMADADATVEPVPPGGGGGKGEADIDKLSAIIKTFNDLFGNIEWKDEDKIRKVLTEEIPARVAQDKAYQNAQANSDKQNAKLEHDKALNRVVLELLSDHTELFKQFSDNSNFKRWLTDTVFDATYQRGAVPPKAPPQTGASA, from the coding sequence ATGGCGAAAACTGACACCAGTGAGCGCTGGTTCGAGGCGCGCGTGGTACGCAGCTTGACCGGTGTGCCGCAGCCCGAGTACAGCCATGAGCTGGCTCCCACGGACTTCGCCGCCACCCACAACGGCTACGTGCAGGGCAAGCCCACTGACTACAACCGCGACGTGGCGCTGGATGTGACACAGCTGCTCGCCTTCTTGCAATCCACCCAGCCCAAGGCAGTAGACACGCTGGAACTGGCGGCGGACGGCATCAAGCGCACTCAGTTCCTGCACCGGTTGCAAGGTGAGATCACCAAGCGCGGTGTGGTGGATGTGCTTCGCAAGGGGGTTAGCCACGGCCCCGTACACGTCGATCTCTACAAGCTGCTACCCACGCCGGGCAACGCAGCAGCAGCAGACGCCTTCGGCAAGAACATCTTCAGCGTTACCCGACAGGTACGCTACAGCAACGAATCCGGCAACGAGTTAGACTTGGCCATCTTCATCAACGGTCTGCCGGTGCTGACTTTCGAGTTGAAGAACTCGCTGACCAAGCAGACCCTGGCCGACGCCATCGTCCAGTACCAGACCACGCGCAGCCCGCAGGAGCTGCTGTTCCAGTTGGGGCGTTGTGTGGCGCACATTGCAGTGGATGATGTGGAGGCTGCGTTCTGTACCGAGCTGAAGGGCAAGGCCTCGTGGTTCCTGCCATTTAACCAGGGCTGGAACAGCGGCGCTGGCAACCCACCCAATCCGGATGGTCTGAAGACTGATTACCTATGGAAGCAGGTGCTGACTCGCGAGTCGCTGGCCAACATCATCGAGAGCTACGCGCAGGTGGTAGAAGAGGAAGAAGTGGACGCTGGCGGCAAGAAACGCAAGAAGCGCAAGCAGATCTTCCCACGCTTCCATCAGTTGCGCACGGTGCGAGCCCTTCTGCGCCGCGCCCATGCGGATGGGGTGGGTAATCGTTACCTAATCCAGCATTCGGCAGGAAGCGGCAAGAGCAACACCATTGCCTGGCTGGCGCACCAGTTGGTGGAGCTGCGCCGCAAGGACGATCCGCTGACGGTGCAGTTCGACTCCATCATCGTCATCACCGACCGGCGTGCGTTGGACACACAGATCGCCCGCACCATCAAGGGTTATGACCATGTGGCGGCGATCTTCGGCCACTCCGACAACGCGCAGGAGCTGCGCGAGTATCTGCGCCGGGGCAAGAAGATCATCGTCACCACGGTGCAGAAATTCCCGTTCATCCTCGATGAGCTGGGCGACCTCTCAGGCAAGAGCTTCGCGCTGTTGATCGACGAGGCGCATTCCAGCCAAGGCGGCAAGACCACGGCGCGGATGCACGAAGCCCTCGGCGGCAAGGTTGCTGCGGAGGAGTTCGAGGAGGACAGCACGCAGGATGCAGTCAACGCGGAAATCGAGAAGCGTATTGCCTCGCGCAAACTGTTGGCCAACGCCAGCTACTTCGCGTTCACTGCCACACCTAAGAACAAGACGTTGGAGTTGTTCGGCGAGAAGACCCTGGTCGGTGACAAGGTGCAGTCCCGCTCGCCCGAAGAACTGACCTACACCACCAAGCAGGCGATCCAGGAGAAGTTCATCCTCGACGTGGTGGAGAACTACACCACCTACGACAGCTTCTATCAAGTGGCTAAGACAGTGGCGGACGATCCGGAGTTCGATAAGGTGAAGGCGCTGAAGAAGATCCGCCACTACGTCGAGTCGCACGACAAGGCCATCCGCCGCAAGGCCGAGATCATGGTCGATCACTTCATCGCACAGGTTGTGGGTAAGCAGAAAATTGGCGGCAAAGCGCGGGCCATGATCGTGTGCAACGGCGTTGAGCGGGCCATCGACTACTGGCGCGAGGTGTCGGATTACCTCACACAGATCAAGAGCCCGTACAAAGCTATCGTGGCATATTCGGGTGATTTCGAGATTGGTGGTCAGAAGAAGACCGAGGCCGATCTCAATGGGTTTCCAAGTAAGGACATTCCGGCAAATCTCAAGCAAGACCCGTATCGCTTCCTCATCGTTGCTAACAAGTTTGTCACCGGCTTCGATGAGCCCTTGCTGCACACTATGTATGTGGACAAGCCACTGGCGGGCGTTCTGGCGGTGCAGACCCTGTCACGTCTGAACCGGGCTCATCCGCAAAAGCACGACACTTTCGTGCTCGACTTTGCTGACAACGCCGAGGCGGTGAAGGCAGCGTTCCAGGACTATTATCGCGCTACCATCCAGACTGGAGAAACCGACGCCAACAAACTGCACGACCTAAAGGCTGAACTCGACGGGCAGCAGGTGTATAGCTGGCAACAGGTGGAAGAATTGGTGACCTTGTACTTGAGTGGCGAAGACAGGGACAAACTCGACCCCATCCTCGATGTGTGCGTGGCCGAATACACCGACAAGCTCGGCGAGGACGATCAGGTCAAGTTTAAGGGTAAAGCCAAGGCCTTCGTGCGCAGCTACGGCTTTCTTGCTGCGATTCTGAGCTACGGCCACCCGACGTGGGAGAAGCTCTCGATCTTCCTGAATTTCCTCATCCCCAAGCTGCCAGCACCCAAAGAGGAAGATCTCTCCAGAGGGGTGCTGGAGACTATCGACATGGACAGCTACAGGGTGGAGGCCAAAGCGGCGCTGAAGATGGCAATGGCCGACGCCGACGCCACGGTCGAGCCAGTGCCGCCGGGCGGCGGTGGCGGCAAGGGCGAGGCAGACATCGACAAACTTTCCGCGATCATCAAGACCTTCAACGACCTGTTCGGCAACATCGAGTGGAAGGACGAGGACAAAATCCGCAAGGTCCTCACCGAGGAAATCCCTGCGCGAGTAGCGCAGGACAAGGCTTACCAGAATGCGCAGGCGAACTCCGACAAGCAGAACGCCAAGTTGGAGCACGACAAGGCGCTCAACCGCGTGGTGCTTGAGCTG
- a CDS encoding class I SAM-dependent DNA methyltransferase yields the protein MHKKQQQDQSQIKWISDFIWNIADDRLRDVYVRGKYRDVILPFTVLRRLDAVLETTKDAVLERKKLLDAHKVVEQDGALRMAAGQAFYNVSEFTLAKLKASAAGQRLRDDFIAYLDGFSPNVQEILTKFSFHNQIQKLVDSHVLGYLIEDFLDPEVNLSPLPVKDADGRIKLPPLDNHGMGTVFEELIRRFNEDNNEEAGEHFTPRDVVKLMAKLLFLPVAERIESSTYSLYDGSCGTGGMLTVAEESLYELAEQHGKEVSIHLFGQEISDETYAICKADLLLKGEGEGAENIVGGADKSTLSADQFRSREFDFMISNPPYGKSWKTDLERMGGKKEFNDPRFIVSHGGNAEFKLLTRSSDGQLMFQVNKLQKMKHHTPLGSRIALVHNGSALFTGDAGQGESNIRRWVLENDWLEAIIALPLNIFYNTGIATYIWVLANKKAEARRDKVQLIDASGWFQPLRRNLGKKNCELSDGDIQRIIDLYLGEAQETAESKWFDTQDFGYWKITVERPLRLKSQLSDERIEPLRFATGDEAIRTEIYATHGEALYTDFAKLKPTIEAWLKGEDENEEDENEDSGDDSETPAARKAVPAKRRKKLLDASTWLRDKALMVVAQRVQKALGSTVFDDHNEFRTRFDTALKAQGDKLGAPEKKAIYKAVSWRDETAPPVIAKRSKLKTSDFFEPGFDGAYLETVGKDRFMVEYEPDSELRDTEQVPLKELGGIDAFFEREVLPHAPDAWIATDKTQIGYEISFARYFYKPAPLRTLEDIRADILALEQQSEGLLHKIVGGA from the coding sequence ATGCATAAGAAGCAACAACAAGACCAAAGCCAGATCAAGTGGATTTCCGATTTCATCTGGAACATTGCCGATGACCGCTTGCGCGACGTCTATGTACGCGGCAAGTACCGCGACGTGATCCTGCCCTTCACCGTACTGCGACGGCTTGATGCCGTGCTAGAGACGACGAAGGATGCTGTGCTAGAGCGCAAGAAGCTCCTTGATGCCCATAAAGTGGTCGAGCAGGACGGCGCTCTGCGTATGGCAGCAGGCCAAGCCTTCTACAACGTATCGGAATTTACTCTGGCCAAGCTCAAGGCCAGTGCCGCAGGCCAGCGGCTGCGTGATGATTTTATTGCGTATCTGGATGGATTTTCGCCCAACGTCCAGGAAATCCTCACCAAGTTCAGTTTTCACAACCAGATCCAGAAGTTGGTGGATTCGCACGTTCTGGGCTATTTGATAGAAGATTTCCTCGACCCGGAGGTCAATCTCTCGCCGTTGCCGGTTAAGGATGCCGACGGCCGCATCAAGCTGCCGCCGCTGGACAACCATGGCATGGGCACGGTGTTCGAAGAGCTGATCCGCCGCTTTAACGAAGACAACAACGAAGAGGCTGGTGAGCACTTCACACCGCGCGATGTGGTGAAGCTCATGGCCAAGCTACTGTTCCTGCCTGTGGCCGAGCGCATCGAGTCTAGCACCTATTCGCTCTACGATGGCTCCTGTGGCACAGGTGGCATGCTCACAGTGGCCGAGGAATCGCTATATGAGCTGGCCGAACAGCACGGTAAAGAGGTATCAATCCACCTGTTCGGGCAAGAAATCAGCGACGAAACCTACGCTATCTGCAAGGCAGATCTGCTCTTGAAGGGCGAAGGTGAGGGGGCCGAGAACATCGTCGGTGGCGCTGATAAATCCACTCTGTCTGCCGACCAGTTCCGTTCGCGCGAATTTGATTTCATGATCTCCAACCCGCCCTACGGCAAGAGTTGGAAGACCGATCTGGAGCGCATGGGGGGCAAGAAGGAATTCAATGACCCGCGCTTCATTGTCAGCCACGGGGGCAATGCCGAATTCAAGCTCCTGACTCGCTCCAGTGACGGACAGCTCATGTTCCAGGTGAACAAGCTGCAAAAGATGAAACACCACACGCCGTTGGGCAGCCGCATCGCGTTGGTTCATAACGGCTCCGCATTGTTCACCGGCGATGCAGGCCAGGGCGAGAGTAACATCCGCCGTTGGGTACTGGAGAACGACTGGCTGGAGGCCATCATCGCCCTGCCGCTCAACATTTTCTACAACACCGGCATCGCCACCTACATCTGGGTGTTGGCCAACAAGAAAGCCGAAGCGCGTCGTGACAAAGTGCAGTTGATCGATGCAAGTGGCTGGTTCCAGCCACTGCGCCGCAATCTCGGCAAGAAGAACTGTGAACTCTCGGATGGAGACATCCAACGAATTATCGACCTCTACCTCGGCGAGGCGCAGGAAACCGCCGAGTCGAAATGGTTTGACACTCAGGACTTCGGTTACTGGAAGATCACCGTCGAGCGCCCGCTGCGCCTGAAAAGCCAGCTCTCCGACGAGCGAATCGAACCTCTGCGTTTTGCCACCGGCGACGAGGCGATACGCACCGAGATCTACGCCACCCACGGCGAGGCGCTCTATACCGATTTCGCCAAGCTCAAGCCGACCATCGAGGCATGGCTGAAAGGCGAGGACGAGAACGAAGAGGACGAGAACGAAGACAGCGGCGATGACAGCGAGACTCCCGCCGCGCGTAAGGCCGTGCCCGCCAAGCGCCGCAAGAAGCTGCTCGACGCATCGACGTGGCTGCGCGACAAGGCGCTGATGGTGGTTGCGCAACGGGTGCAAAAAGCTCTAGGTAGCACCGTGTTCGATGACCACAATGAATTCCGTACCCGCTTCGATACTGCCCTGAAGGCACAGGGTGACAAGCTCGGAGCGCCGGAGAAGAAAGCCATCTACAAAGCTGTGAGCTGGCGTGACGAAACGGCCCCGCCAGTCATTGCCAAACGCAGCAAACTCAAGACGAGCGACTTCTTTGAACCCGGCTTCGATGGCGCGTACCTGGAGACCGTGGGCAAGGATCGGTTCATGGTCGAGTACGAACCCGACAGCGAGCTGCGCGATACTGAGCAGGTCCCGCTGAAGGAGCTGGGTGGTATCGATGCGTTTTTCGAGCGTGAAGTGCTGCCGCATGCGCCGGACGCCTGGATCGCTACCGACAAGACCCAGATCGGTTATGAGATATCGTTTGCCCGCTACTTCTACAAGCCAGCACCACTGCGCACGCTGGAAGATATTCGAGCCGACATCCTCGCGCTGGAGCAGCAGAGCGAAGGGTTGCTGCACAAGATCGTGGGGGGCGCGTAA
- a CDS encoding restriction endonuclease subunit S, with translation MTVASVYPNYRRPKMRWLPAVPEHWNEQRAKTFFREVDERSKTGQEELLSVSHLTGVTPRSQKKVTMFKAASYVGSKLCRPGDIVINTLWAWMAALGASKHEGIVSPAYGVYRPHHADSFNPAYLDYLLRTRAYVAEYIGRSTGIRSSRLRLYPNQFLDIALIQPPRPEQDQIVAYLRAQDAHMARFIKTKRDLIKLLTEQKLRIIDHAVTRGLDSSVALKPSGIEWLGEVPEHWEVQRLKNVANVVLGKMLTTEAKAGDGDFKPYLRSTNVQWIKPDVRDVKEMWVAKAEMAQLRVRKGDLLVSEGGEVGRACMWNDELPECYIQNSVHRVAAKPMMLPEFLFHQFFTYGKRGRFNAIVNRVSIAHLTREKLVTIPFTVPPIEEQKAICRWISDECQPLDDAIARTEEEIKLIREYRDRLIADVVTGQVDVRGWQPGPDDVVDDTALAALGDDPDDVTEEEDGDGEN, from the coding sequence ATGACAGTGGCGAGTGTGTACCCGAACTACCGACGGCCGAAAATGCGCTGGTTGCCTGCTGTGCCGGAACACTGGAACGAGCAACGTGCCAAGACATTCTTCCGCGAGGTGGATGAGCGCTCGAAGACCGGACAGGAGGAACTGCTGTCGGTGTCTCACCTCACCGGCGTTACCCCGCGCAGCCAAAAGAAGGTCACGATGTTCAAGGCTGCGAGCTACGTTGGCTCCAAGCTGTGCCGCCCTGGCGACATCGTCATCAACACGCTGTGGGCGTGGATGGCGGCGCTTGGTGCGAGCAAGCACGAGGGCATCGTCAGTCCCGCCTATGGTGTGTATCGCCCGCATCACGCCGATAGCTTCAATCCGGCGTATCTCGACTACCTGTTGCGCACCCGCGCCTACGTGGCCGAATACATCGGACGCTCGACCGGCATCCGATCCTCGCGCCTGCGCCTGTACCCGAATCAGTTCCTCGACATTGCGCTGATCCAGCCCCCGCGCCCTGAGCAGGACCAAATCGTCGCTTACCTGCGCGCTCAGGATGCGCACATGGCCCGCTTCATCAAGACCAAGCGCGATCTGATCAAGCTGCTCACCGAACAGAAGCTGCGAATTATCGACCACGCTGTCACGCGCGGCCTTGATTCATCGGTGGCTCTGAAGCCGTCCGGCATCGAATGGCTGGGTGAGGTACCGGAGCACTGGGAAGTGCAAAGGCTGAAGAACGTGGCCAACGTGGTCTTGGGCAAGATGCTGACCACGGAAGCCAAGGCTGGCGATGGGGATTTCAAGCCCTACCTGCGCTCCACGAATGTGCAGTGGATTAAGCCCGATGTGCGCGACGTAAAGGAAATGTGGGTAGCCAAAGCTGAGATGGCGCAGCTCCGCGTCCGCAAGGGTGACTTGCTGGTCAGCGAAGGCGGAGAAGTTGGTCGGGCCTGCATGTGGAACGATGAACTGCCGGAGTGCTACATCCAGAACTCTGTGCATCGGGTTGCGGCCAAGCCGATGATGCTGCCGGAATTCCTGTTTCACCAGTTTTTCACCTATGGCAAGCGTGGCCGTTTCAATGCCATCGTGAACCGCGTCAGCATCGCGCACCTGACGCGCGAAAAGCTCGTGACGATTCCGTTCACCGTCCCTCCCATCGAAGAACAAAAAGCCATCTGCCGGTGGATCAGCGACGAATGCCAGCCGCTGGACGACGCCATCGCCCGTACCGAAGAAGAAATCAAGCTGATCCGCGAATACCGCGACCGCCTGATTGCCGATGTGGTCACAGGCCAAGTGGACGTGCGGGGCTGGCAGCCCGGCCCGGACGACGTGGTGGACGACACGGCGCTGGCTGCGCTCGGCGATGACCCAGATGATGTGACCGAGGAGGAGGATGGCGATGGCGAAAACTGA
- a CDS encoding DUF262 domain-containing protein, whose amino-acid sequence MAKTLEAHDKLIREIFEGSYQFEIPDYQRPYAWTTEQATELFDDLHSAMLDARVSGATSQYFLGSIVLIKNDREPKSSVVDGQQRLSTLTMLFAVLREAMPHAADDITDFLYKKGKVSLGEKNEYRLTAREEDVDFFRTNIQEPGGIAQLVTSTDKLEDSRLRYRENAMLLLAKAKALPPADLIALWQFLANNCSLVVISTPDLEAAYRIFSVLNNRGLDLAPIDIIKAQVLGLIRTTAGDIKSRVYAKEWSRIETSLGRDAFGDLFGHIRSIYAKKKQKYILVKEFQEHVTEYNNPIALIDSVIKPYAEVWDFVRDADFEATEHAETINEHLFWLNRVDFKDWVPPALVYFKRFRQKPKLLAEFFESLERLTYFMLVTKVGINERIETYAALIKDIESTAFDGALVTLGTLALTDKQKRDFVAALDGDIYRNLPKARMALVLRLESLVRAPGVQLQNAVSLEHVLPQNPPDGSDWIKWFPDEDERDCWTHRLANLVPLDRNKNSSASNYDFSKKKDAYFRGKGKASPFVLTQEVRSENEWTPNLLAERQKRLMGELKNHWKLAVTTDNASASAAN is encoded by the coding sequence ATGGCCAAGACACTTGAAGCCCACGACAAACTGATCCGCGAGATCTTCGAAGGCAGCTACCAGTTCGAGATTCCGGACTACCAGCGTCCCTATGCCTGGACAACCGAGCAGGCCACAGAGCTGTTCGATGATCTGCACTCGGCGATGCTGGATGCGCGTGTCTCCGGTGCAACCAGCCAATACTTCCTCGGCAGTATCGTTCTGATCAAGAACGACCGAGAGCCCAAATCGTCGGTGGTCGATGGCCAGCAGCGCCTGTCGACGCTGACGATGCTGTTTGCAGTGCTGCGCGAGGCCATGCCGCACGCAGCCGACGACATCACCGATTTCCTCTACAAGAAGGGCAAGGTCAGCCTCGGCGAGAAAAATGAATACCGCCTGACCGCCCGCGAGGAGGATGTCGACTTCTTTCGCACCAACATTCAAGAGCCGGGCGGCATCGCACAGTTGGTCACTAGCACCGACAAGCTGGAAGACAGCCGACTTCGATACCGCGAAAACGCCATGCTGCTGCTTGCCAAAGCCAAGGCGCTACCGCCCGCCGATCTGATCGCACTGTGGCAGTTCCTGGCCAACAACTGCTCGCTGGTTGTTATCTCCACGCCCGATCTTGAAGCTGCCTACCGCATCTTTTCCGTGCTCAATAATCGGGGGCTTGACCTCGCGCCTATCGACATCATCAAGGCGCAGGTTCTGGGCCTAATCCGCACCACGGCAGGCGACATTAAGAGTCGGGTCTATGCCAAGGAGTGGAGTCGCATCGAAACCTCACTGGGCCGTGACGCCTTTGGTGATCTGTTCGGTCACATCCGTAGCATCTATGCGAAGAAGAAGCAGAAGTACATTTTGGTCAAGGAATTCCAAGAGCACGTCACCGAGTACAATAACCCTATCGCCCTGATCGACTCCGTCATCAAACCTTATGCAGAAGTATGGGACTTCGTGCGCGACGCTGACTTTGAGGCGACCGAGCACGCCGAGACGATCAACGAGCACCTGTTCTGGCTCAACCGCGTGGACTTTAAGGACTGGGTACCCCCGGCACTGGTGTATTTCAAGCGATTCCGGCAAAAACCAAAATTGCTCGCAGAATTCTTCGAATCACTAGAACGCCTTACCTATTTCATGTTGGTCACAAAGGTGGGTATCAACGAACGCATCGAAACCTACGCTGCGCTCATTAAAGACATCGAGTCCACAGCCTTCGACGGCGCTCTAGTCACCTTGGGCACTCTGGCACTTACAGACAAACAGAAGCGAGATTTCGTGGCTGCTCTCGACGGAGATATCTACCGCAACCTGCCCAAAGCCCGCATGGCACTGGTTTTACGTCTCGAATCTCTGGTTCGAGCCCCTGGAGTGCAGCTGCAAAACGCCGTGTCGCTGGAGCATGTGCTGCCGCAAAACCCGCCTGACGGTTCGGACTGGATCAAGTGGTTCCCGGATGAAGACGAGCGAGATTGCTGGACGCACCGTTTGGCCAATCTAGTTCCGCTGGATAGGAACAAGAACTCATCTGCCAGCAACTACGACTTTTCCAAGAAGAAGGATGCCTACTTCAGGGGTAAGGGCAAGGCGTCTCCCTTCGTGCTAACGCAGGAAGTTAGGTCAGAAAACGAGTGGACACCCAACCTTCTGGCTGAGCGTCAGAAACGCCTGATGGGAGAACTCAAAAATCATTGGAAACTCGCCGTCACCACAGACAATGCCAGCGCCTCAGCGGCGAATTAA
- a CDS encoding Tn7-like element transposition protein TnsE has product MALKPLLRLKSPLDWPKQLTLLAEELTQKSLHWPNQRLKMLCGKDGYSGIPHPQTKSVDKGKLHEESIEHWAARFHSWMTSI; this is encoded by the coding sequence TTGGCCCTCAAACCCCTATTACGGCTGAAGTCGCCTCTGGATTGGCCCAAGCAGCTTACGCTGTTGGCAGAAGAGTTAACCCAGAAATCACTGCACTGGCCAAATCAGCGGTTAAAAATGCTCTGCGGCAAGGATGGCTATTCCGGCATTCCTCACCCGCAGACCAAATCCGTGGATAAGGGCAAGTTGCATGAGGAGTCGATAGAGCACTGGGCGGCAAGATTTCACAGTTGGATGACATCAATCTAA
- a CDS encoding WYL domain-containing protein: MISSPSKRVEDLSLAQRERLAYIDFQLYFFGDIGRPDLIERFGVAPAGATRDLALYREIAPQNIEFDGSNKIYRIGKAFVPIFEHSTQRVLSTLALGFGDGVNVDSRPLLPCESPVALSCPRMDVLAPICRAIHAKRPVAIRYHSMSSGETERIIVPFALVDTGLRWHVRAFDRKSGEFRDFVVTRIEAPILLDEEPKANERSDNDIQWTRIVELDLVPHPRFARPEVIKMDYGMTNGSIKMRVRAAVAGYMLLHWSVDCSPDHRLKEEQYRLWLSDPLVLYGVESAKLAPGYQALSSSKGS; this comes from the coding sequence ATGATTAGTTCTCCCTCTAAACGGGTCGAGGATTTGAGCCTTGCCCAGCGCGAGCGGCTGGCCTACATCGACTTCCAGCTCTACTTCTTCGGTGATATTGGGCGCCCAGACCTGATTGAGCGCTTCGGTGTGGCGCCGGCAGGGGCAACTCGCGATCTGGCTCTTTACCGGGAAATCGCACCGCAGAACATTGAATTCGATGGTAGCAACAAGATCTACCGCATAGGCAAGGCGTTTGTTCCAATTTTCGAGCACTCGACGCAACGTGTTTTGTCGACACTCGCGCTTGGGTTTGGAGATGGTGTGAACGTCGACTCGCGGCCGCTGCTGCCATGCGAGTCTCCAGTGGCTTTGAGCTGCCCACGGATGGATGTGCTGGCCCCAATCTGCCGGGCTATCCACGCCAAGCGGCCAGTAGCCATCCGCTACCACTCAATGAGCAGCGGTGAGACCGAGCGGATCATTGTGCCCTTTGCGCTGGTCGATACCGGCCTGCGCTGGCACGTCCGAGCTTTTGATCGCAAGAGTGGCGAGTTCCGCGACTTCGTTGTCACCCGCATTGAAGCGCCTATCCTGCTTGATGAAGAACCCAAGGCTAACGAGCGTTCGGACAACGACATTCAGTGGACTCGGATCGTGGAGTTGGACTTAGTGCCTCATCCGCGCTTTGCGCGTCCCGAGGTCATCAAGATGGACTACGGGATGACCAACGGGTCGATCAAGATGCGCGTGCGGGCTGCTGTTGCGGGCTACATGCTGCTGCACTGGAGCGTGGACTGCTCGCCTGACCATCGCCTCAAAGAAGAACAGTATCGCCTATGGCTTAGCGATCCGCTGGTGCTGTACGGAGTCGAGAGCGCCAAGCTGGCTCCAGGATACCAAGCCCTGAGCAGTTCCAAGGGATCATAG